One window of Cydia fagiglandana chromosome 19, ilCydFagi1.1, whole genome shotgun sequence genomic DNA carries:
- the LOC134674024 gene encoding origin recognition complex subunit 5: protein MEEIYKKVPCRENQLSELFNLLGDYDEPLPCALFISGNMATGKSLCVNTALRHLGYKHIIINCIECYSPKIIYESILCDLSEDESDTKCDSLQELVNGLNRVGKKQNRYEPIVIVFDKAERLRSMDHSIMSALLRLRELCNLNVCTIFISHIIYENFYFKMGVREPITIYFNNYNKEELFKIIFLYHKSFIHHLLTSYDVHKDIQVELEKPELFANFLNAFLSVFYRPCRDLIELQHMARVNFVKYCEPIIKNEIQPHDLPKLWRHISPILKTSLELLYLRISSSAPSVPSPGKENNDWVQKTYNFENTLKEELTSTKTFAQSFELPYYAKYLLIAAYLASYNPPKEDKRLFMKNHGKQRKRMQQVKAKAKIAEKLNTQLGPKVFTLDRLLAIFYAILEEKIGLTSNLLAQIATLVELKLIAGSKEIDLDTAKYKCIVGYDFISAVAQTVGFNVRKYLYDFM from the coding sequence ATGGAGGAAATATACAAAAAAGTTCCGTGCAGAGAGAACCAGTTAAGTGAGCTGTTTAACCTTCTCGGCGACTACGACGAGCCTTTACCATGCGCGCTGTTTATCTCCGGAAATATGGCTACAGGGAAGAGTCTGTGCGTGAACACAGCGCTCCGGCATTTAGGCTATAAACACATCATTATCAACTGTATCGAGTGTTATTCTCCTAAAATCATTTACGAGAGTATCTTATGTGATCTCAGCGAAGACGAGTCGGACACGAAATGTGATTCTTTGCAAGAACTTGTGAACGGTTTGAATCGTGTTGGGAAGAAACAAAACCGCTATGAACCGATCGTAATAGTGTTTGACAAGGCCGAGAGGCTTCGTAGCATGGACCATAGCATAATGAGCGCGTTACTCAGACTACGAGAACTCTGTAACCTCAATgtatgtacaattttcatttcacatatAATTTACGAGAATTTCTACTTCAAAATGGGCGTCCGAGAGCCGATTACGATATATTTCAACAATTATAATAAAGAAGAACTGTTCAAGATCATATTCCTATACCACAAATCATTTATACACCATCTGTTAACCAGTTACGATGTGCACAAAGATATACAAGTTGAGTTAGAGAAACCGGAGCTATTTGCAAACTTTCTAAACGCTTTTTTGAGCGTATTCTACCGTCCGTGTCGTGATCTGATCGAATTACAACACATGGCTCGAGTAAACTTCGTTAAATACTGTGAACCGATCATTAAAAACGAAATACAACCACACGATCTACCAAAATTATGGCGGCATATATCGCCAATATTAAAGACTAGTTTGGAATTGTTATATCTACGTATAAGCTCTTCAGCTCCAAGTGTGCCTTCCCCAGGGAAAGAAAATAATGACTGGGTGCAAAAGACGTACAATTTTGAAAACACTTTAAAAGAAGAGCTTACGTCGACAAAAACTTTTGCTCAAAGCTTTGAGCTCCCGTACTATGCTAAATACCTTCTAATAGCGGCTTATCTAGCCAGCTATAACCCTCCTAAAGAAGACAAGCGTCTCTTCATGAAGAATCACGGAAAACAAAGAAAAAGGATGCAGCAAGTGAAAGCTAAAGCAAAAATCGCAGAAAAACTGAATACTCAGCTTGGACCAAAGGTGTTTACTTTAGATAGACTTTTGGCTATATTCTACGCAATTTTAGAGGAAAAAATTGGTCTCACCAGTAACTTATTAGCTCAAATAGCAACGCTTGTGGAGCTGAAACTGATTGCGGGTAGTAAAGAGATAGATCTAGATACGGCCAAGTATAAATGCATTGTGGGTTACGACTTTATTTCAGCTGTGGCCCAAACTGTTGGTTTTAATGTTAGGAAGTACTTGTATGATTTTATGTAA